A window of the Brassica napus cultivar Da-Ae chromosome C5, Da-Ae, whole genome shotgun sequence genome harbors these coding sequences:
- the LOC111210902 gene encoding putative nuclease HARBI1 produces the protein MSSSSSDGLDERIDELVDEIVEDYYNDIVEDQPDDEANRAYIERDREGGDDQLWNDYFSEDPTYSAQIFRRRFRMKKNLFLRIVRALKQNFIFFQQRKDATGRWGLSSLQKCTAAIRLLAYGTTADSVDEYLRLADTTAHSCLHHFTDAVIQLFGDEYLRRPTKEDLQRLLYIGEQRGFPGMVGSIDCMHWEWKNCSTAWKGQYTRGSGKPTIVLEAVASQDLWIWHAFFGLPGTLNDINVLDRSPVFDDILEGRAPRVRYMVNGHMYKLAYYLTDGIYPKWSTFIQSITLPQCPKQALFAKWQEAARKDVERAFGVLQARFAIVKNPVRTLDIEKIGKIMRACIILHNMIVEDERDGYTNQVNISDFQEGESSRTSEVLNEIPTLFNDTFPDCNDLRDRQTHDRLKNDLIENIWNKFGNQD, from the coding sequence atgtcatcatcttcatccgaTGGTCTAGACGAAAGAATAGACGAACTTGTTGATGAAATCGTTGAAGATTACTACAACGACATAGTGGAGGACCAACCCGATGATGAGGCGAACCGTGCTTATATTGAACGAGACCGTGAAGGAGGAGATGATCAGTTATGGAATGACTACTTCAGTGAAGACCCGACATACTCGGCACAAATATTTAGAAGACGTTTCCGCATGAAAAAGAATTTATTCCTGCGTATTGTCAGAGCCCTAAAGCAGAACTTTATATTCTTTCAGCAGAGAAAAGATGCAACCGGGAGGTGGGGTCTATCATCACTACAAAAGTGTACGGCGGCTATTCGTCTGCTTGCTTATGGTACAACGGCTGACTCggttgacgaatatctccgacttgctGACACCACAGCACACTCTTGTTTACATCATTTCACTGACGCAGTTATACAGTTATTTGGCgatgagtatctacgacgaCCCACAAAggaggatcttcaacgactactctATATTGGAGAGCAACGCGGTTTTCCAGGGATGGTTGGGAGCattgactgtatgcattgggagtggaaaaactgctcaaccgcttggaaaggacaatACACACGTGGATCCGGAAAACCGACGATTGTTTTAGAGGCtgtagcttcacaagatctttggatatggcacgctttCTTCGGTcttccaggtaccttaaacgatattaatgtcCTCGATCGGTCTCCTGTTTTTGACGATATTTTAGAAGGTCGAGCTCCGAGGGTAAGGTACATGGTCAACGGACACATGTATAAGTTGGCATACTATCTCACAgacggtatatatccaaaatggtcaacatttatccaatctatcacaCTCCCTCAATGTCCCAAACAAGCGTTATTTGCTAAATGGCAAGAAGCagcccgaaaagatgtcgagcgggcatttggagtattgcaagctcGGTTTGCGATTGTGAAAAACCCGGTTCGTACATTGGACATAGAGAAGatagggaagattatgagagcatgtatcatactacacaatatgatagttgaaGATGAACGAGATGGTTATACAAACCAGGttaatatttcagattttcaAGAAGGAGAATCTTCCAGAACCTCGGAGGTCCTAAACGAAATTCCTACATTGttcaatgatacatttcccgACTGCAATGATCTTCGTGATAGGCAAACTCATGATCGATTGAAGAATGATTTGATCGAAAACATTTGGAATAAATTTGGTAATCAAGATTAA